A portion of the Candidatus Pristimantibacillus lignocellulolyticus genome contains these proteins:
- a CDS encoding VWA domain-containing protein: MYRKKINPLLILFSILGGVLGFISGEFILYWGEGQLHYIVLMGLYFGVLAFWVALLCLIAEMISPQLNGQYWRATNSGDGWKLLVPGSLVMLLLAGMLFQFIYGLYLGNSKPPQDIIIAIDNSESMLETDPNKLSITAIQQLFQGMETDKRVAILEFNDSVNVLQPLTAINQQSVRDEIIMNLQNMDAPYFGTDIGLALQEAMNQINEASQDGRKSMVILISDGYSPVELNTALAEYKDQNVAVNTIGMNMSLREGNDLLKAIASDTGGKFYEVSKAQSLSLVMDEIYRATQTWHLVGERTANTLDSLYYGLVRVISILLIGALMGLSLGIIYNNRYLAKSFMIGGAIGGLLAGLLLEFGIKSLLPDLLVRAFADIILALVLALSTAVIAYKQSNSDVSNGMYQSRNQQRNYQQMGGRPEQVYKELR; the protein is encoded by the coding sequence ATGTACAGAAAAAAAATTAATCCGCTGCTCATCTTATTTAGCATACTTGGTGGAGTACTAGGATTTATTTCGGGAGAGTTTATTCTATATTGGGGAGAAGGCCAACTTCACTATATTGTTCTTATGGGACTATATTTTGGTGTGCTAGCATTTTGGGTAGCACTGCTATGTCTAATCGCGGAGATGATTTCTCCACAATTGAATGGGCAATATTGGCGTGCCACTAATTCGGGCGATGGATGGAAGTTACTTGTACCAGGCTCACTTGTAATGCTATTACTAGCAGGTATGCTCTTTCAGTTTATTTACGGCTTATATCTAGGTAACAGCAAGCCTCCACAGGATATTATTATTGCTATTGATAACTCGGAAAGTATGCTTGAAACAGATCCTAATAAATTGAGTATTACTGCTATTCAGCAATTGTTTCAAGGTATGGAGACTGATAAGCGAGTCGCTATTTTAGAATTTAACGATAGCGTCAACGTGCTCCAACCGCTTACTGCAATTAATCAACAATCTGTTCGTGATGAAATAATTATGAATCTTCAAAATATGGATGCTCCTTATTTCGGGACTGATATTGGTCTTGCATTACAAGAAGCAATGAATCAAATTAATGAAGCTAGTCAAGATGGACGTAAAAGTATGGTTATTCTTATCTCTGATGGCTATAGTCCAGTTGAACTCAATACAGCTTTAGCTGAATATAAGGACCAAAACGTAGCGGTTAACACGATTGGGATGAATATGTCTTTGCGCGAAGGTAATGATTTGCTTAAAGCAATCGCATCAGATACTGGCGGAAAGTTTTACGAGGTTTCAAAAGCACAAAGTTTATCTCTTGTAATGGATGAAATCTATCGTGCAACGCAAACTTGGCATTTAGTTGGCGAAAGAACTGCTAATACATTAGATAGCTTGTACTATGGCTTAGTACGCGTAATTAGCATCTTATTAATCGGAGCATTAATGGGACTTTCATTAGGTATTATTTATAATAATCGCTATCTAGCAAAAAGCTTTATGATAGGTGGTGCAATTGGAGGATTGCTAGCGGGATTACTATTAGAATTCGGTATTAAGTCATTATTACCAGATCTATTAGTGAGAGCATTTGCCGATATTATTTTGGCACTTGTGCTAGCACTATCAACAGCTGTAATTGCTTATAAACAATCAAATTCTGACGTAAGCAATGGGATGTATCAATCACGAAATCAACAACGTAACTATCAACAAATGGGCGGCAGACCCGAACAGGTATATAAAGAGCTTCGATAG
- a CDS encoding beta-mannanase, with translation MDRNWTYVTDIPDNYHITDLKHYIQENQCTLTWKWPENIQYVLMVCTVDSPLEEEQQQESKVYTREEYKANKGYKIQLHNMGRYHIRVCAYRHIDAQKCVYDQQDDRNSIAFNWGKSIVKYAIKYGSTFLKKTKTTKIELYSEMFITKEILCYVKKEGSIPASIDDGISYPFIHDILPGMNKLPEIEIGKQDQIRIFLNDSKKYGHIFTLVPM, from the coding sequence ATGGATCGTAATTGGACGTATGTAACGGATATACCAGACAATTATCATATAACTGACTTGAAACATTATATTCAAGAAAATCAATGTACACTCACATGGAAATGGCCTGAAAACATTCAATATGTACTTATGGTCTGCACTGTTGATAGTCCACTAGAGGAAGAGCAGCAACAAGAAAGTAAAGTGTATACGAGAGAAGAATATAAAGCAAACAAAGGCTATAAGATACAGCTCCATAATATGGGGCGGTATCATATTCGAGTATGTGCTTATCGTCATATTGATGCTCAAAAATGTGTCTACGATCAACAGGATGATCGTAATAGTATAGCCTTTAATTGGGGTAAATCTATCGTTAAATATGCGATTAAATATGGTAGTACTTTTTTGAAAAAGACAAAGACCACCAAGATTGAGTTATATAGTGAAATGTTCATTACGAAGGAAATATTGTGCTATGTGAAAAAGGAAGGCTCAATTCCGGCATCGATTGACGATGGAATCTCCTATCCATTTATTCATGATATTTTGCCAGGTATGAACAAGTTACCGGAGATAGAGATTGGTAAGCAAGATCAGATTAGAATTTTTTTGAATGATAGTAAGAAATATGGCCATATCTTTACACTAGTACCAATGTGA
- a CDS encoding S-layer homology domain-containing protein, with translation MNKPKWIVTFCISVMMTLSIVLSGSAAAQETGQYTDVPKKHWAYSTIQNMSKQGIVNGYSNGTFKPNESLTREQFAKMLALALDLEPSSNQKATFSDVDVKRWSYPYIEGVKDYLQGYYGPIGKPFYKPAAIITREEVAVALVKSMKLEVNTKTGDSVVRSKFKDSDAISAGLAPYVAAAIENNLITGYEDRTFRPKGQLDRAAAATLLTRFLDSSLVPDLQDIHLDIQVASQTEVNTVVATGTIETKAKLYINNVEVSVSKDSFKHTFNLKDGEGFYEYEFKVVKPNGRYKVVTKTVERIIPAPTITATVPEKTESQRMTITGQINDRNDSDPTLYVNNSRVYPNSSGSWSYTLDLSEGQNAIKITGSNKFGKKTEITKKVTFTAAAPLITINEIVEVVFVDKITITGKVTDLNDSNPTIYINNQKRYNYNNSINETITLKEGENTIIISAENKFGKKSTITKKVNYYITPPEITVSNYEAISYKDKATITIKVTDKYDTYPTITVNDQRMYSSTISYTQSLKEGDNYIVIRAKNSKGKESVYTIMISYVKLPPTLTVSTVEETTYKNKVTITASATDIVDISPSLYLNGIYVGRSSFTQTVTLIEGINVIKIKATNAQGKSVEVEKTITYIIPPPEVTISDVPEITNSGEITITVTAVDINDSKPSIYINNASVGKSVVTQTIRLKEGENIIEIFAANNNGKKSTPIVKRIMYVIE, from the coding sequence ATGAATAAACCTAAATGGATCGTTACGTTTTGCATAAGTGTAATGATGACGCTATCTATCGTATTATCTGGTTCCGCAGCCGCACAAGAAACTGGGCAGTATACGGATGTTCCGAAAAAGCACTGGGCGTATTCCACTATACAAAATATGAGCAAGCAAGGAATTGTTAATGGGTATTCAAATGGAACCTTTAAACCTAATGAATCATTAACACGGGAGCAATTTGCCAAAATGCTTGCATTGGCATTAGATTTAGAGCCGAGTAGTAACCAAAAAGCTACTTTTTCTGATGTAGACGTCAAGAGATGGTCTTACCCATACATTGAAGGGGTAAAGGATTATTTGCAAGGTTATTACGGACCTATTGGCAAGCCATTCTATAAACCAGCAGCTATTATAACAAGGGAAGAAGTTGCTGTTGCACTTGTTAAATCCATGAAATTAGAAGTGAATACTAAAACTGGAGATAGTGTAGTCCGCAGTAAATTTAAGGATTCGGATGCTATTTCAGCAGGGCTTGCTCCATATGTTGCTGCTGCGATTGAAAACAATCTAATAACGGGATATGAGGACAGAACATTTAGACCAAAAGGACAATTGGATCGTGCAGCAGCAGCTACGCTGTTAACTCGATTTTTGGACTCATCATTAGTTCCAGATTTACAGGACATTCATCTAGATATACAGGTTGCTAGTCAAACAGAGGTCAATACTGTGGTCGCAACAGGTACAATTGAGACAAAAGCAAAGTTGTATATCAATAATGTCGAAGTATCTGTATCAAAAGATAGCTTTAAACACACGTTCAATCTCAAAGATGGAGAAGGATTTTACGAATATGAGTTTAAGGTTGTCAAGCCAAATGGTAGGTATAAAGTGGTTACTAAAACGGTTGAACGTATAATACCTGCACCAACCATTACAGCAACAGTACCTGAAAAGACGGAAAGTCAGAGAATGACAATTACAGGTCAAATAAATGACCGTAATGATAGCGATCCAACACTTTACGTCAACAATTCGAGGGTATATCCTAACTCATCTGGAAGTTGGTCTTACACATTGGATTTAAGTGAAGGACAAAACGCTATTAAGATTACTGGATCGAATAAATTCGGTAAGAAAACAGAGATTACTAAAAAAGTAACATTTACTGCTGCTGCTCCGCTTATAACGATTAATGAGATTGTAGAAGTAGTGTTTGTTGATAAAATTACGATAACTGGTAAGGTTACGGATCTGAATGATAGTAATCCGACCATATATATTAATAATCAGAAACGGTACAACTACAACAATAGCATTAATGAGACAATTACACTTAAGGAAGGCGAGAATACAATCATCATTAGTGCTGAGAATAAATTCGGTAAGAAGTCTACAATTACTAAGAAGGTGAATTATTATATCACACCTCCCGAAATTACAGTGTCTAATTATGAAGCTATATCATACAAAGATAAAGCAACGATTACAATTAAAGTTACTGATAAGTACGATACATATCCGACTATAACTGTAAATGATCAGCGTATGTATTCTAGTACTATTTCGTATACACAATCATTAAAGGAAGGCGATAACTACATCGTCATTAGAGCTAAAAATAGTAAAGGTAAAGAAAGTGTCTATACAATTATGATCAGTTATGTGAAGCTTCCACCTACATTAACAGTTAGCACAGTTGAGGAAACTACTTACAAAAACAAGGTAACGATTACCGCTAGTGCTACTGATATCGTTGATATATCTCCATCGCTATACCTTAATGGAATTTATGTGGGCAGAAGTAGCTTTACTCAAACAGTTACATTAATCGAGGGGATTAATGTAATAAAAATCAAAGCAACAAATGCACAAGGAAAATCGGTGGAAGTTGAAAAGACAATTACTTATATTATTCCACCTCCAGAGGTTACTATTAGTGATGTTCCTGAAATAACTAATTCTGGGGAGATTACAATTACAGTAACTGCAGTCGATATAAATGATAGTAAACCATCGATCTATATAAATAACGCATCGGTAGGGAAAAGTGTAGTTACTCAAACGATTCGATTAAAGGAAGGCGAAAATATAATCGAGATTTTTGCTGCGAATAATAACGGTAAAAAATCAACCCCAATTGTAAAAAGGATAATGTACGTCATTGAATAG
- a CDS encoding DUF1304 domain-containing protein, translated as MSVISFILVAIVAIEHVYILILEMFLWTKPRAMRAFGTTEQFAEQTKSLAANQGLYNGFLAAGLIWGLLHPNSSFGSQVQLFCLVCVLIAAIYGGLIARRSIIVMQGLPALIAILFVLIST; from the coding sequence ATGAGTGTGATTAGTTTTATACTTGTAGCCATTGTTGCTATAGAGCATGTGTACATCCTAATTTTGGAGATGTTTTTGTGGACTAAGCCAAGGGCGATGCGTGCTTTTGGTACAACAGAGCAATTTGCAGAACAGACAAAATCTTTGGCGGCGAATCAAGGACTTTATAATGGATTTCTTGCTGCAGGGTTGATATGGGGACTTCTTCATCCGAATTCTTCATTTGGAAGTCAGGTTCAATTGTTCTGTCTTGTTTGTGTGTTAATTGCCGCAATTTATGGAGGCTTAATTGCGAGAAGGTCAATTATTGTTATGCAAGGTCTTCCTGCACTTATTGCTATTCTGTTTGTTCTTATTAGTACATAA
- a CDS encoding cysteine-rich CWC family protein: MSEVTANKCPICSNDNKCGNLANELNEKCWCSKEYFSKEVLTMIPANQLGKSCICKDCLDKYNNLKT; encoded by the coding sequence ATGTCAGAAGTAACTGCTAATAAATGCCCAATATGCAGTAATGATAATAAATGTGGCAACCTTGCAAATGAGCTGAATGAAAAATGCTGGTGCAGCAAGGAGTATTTCTCAAAAGAGGTTCTAACAATGATTCCAGCTAATCAGTTGGGTAAATCATGTATTTGTAAAGATTGCCTTGATAAATATAATAATCTAAAAACGTAA
- a CDS encoding helix-turn-helix domain-containing protein has product MTIQQLLDEDEIRVKIFKALAEKKRIEIIRYLLAEPSRNSCGEIGTIMNTDKSNITYHLKIMNDAGLIRVVREGQKKMIYLRDDVFQVYLPGFLDSL; this is encoded by the coding sequence ATGACTATTCAACAATTATTAGATGAAGATGAAATACGGGTAAAAATTTTTAAGGCTCTTGCAGAGAAAAAACGAATTGAGATTATTCGTTATCTACTTGCCGAACCTAGCCGTAATAGTTGTGGGGAGATTGGAACGATAATGAATACGGATAAATCCAACATCACTTATCATCTGAAAATAATGAATGATGCTGGCCTCATCCGAGTCGTTCGTGAAGGGCAGAAAAAAATGATTTATTTGCGTGATGATGTATTTCAAGTGTATTTACCAGGTTTCTTGGACAGTCTATAA
- a CDS encoding NADP-dependent oxidoreductase, whose protein sequence is MMNKMITLRSRPQGLPTNETFEFKEMPVNQPEEGQIVVRSLYFSVDPYMRGRMNEGKSYIPPYKLGEAIVGGVVGEVIESRSDKFSTGDKVMGYLGWKLYNVVDIAEVRLIDENLAPLSAYLGVIGMTGLTAYFGLMDIGKPKAGETVVISGAAGAVGSIVGQIAKIQGARVVGIAGSHEKTKLLTDKLGFDAAVNYKTSPDLQAAIAQACPDGVDVYFDNVGGDVTDAVMSLLNDYARIPLCGAISSYNKEPGTDLRPSILTQLIKTRSMIKGFVLSDYSDRLGEGAEHLGKWLLEGKLKYEETIIEGFDRIPDAFLQLFQGTNVGKMLVKVTPDQG, encoded by the coding sequence ATGATGAACAAAATGATAACGTTGCGATCTCGTCCTCAAGGATTGCCAACCAACGAAACATTCGAATTTAAAGAAATGCCTGTAAACCAACCGGAAGAGGGACAGATCGTCGTTCGATCTTTATACTTTTCCGTTGATCCATATATGCGAGGAAGAATGAATGAGGGTAAATCGTATATTCCACCCTATAAGTTAGGTGAAGCAATCGTCGGTGGTGTAGTTGGAGAAGTTATTGAATCTCGTTCTGATAAGTTTAGCACTGGCGATAAAGTAATGGGTTATTTAGGTTGGAAGTTATATAACGTTGTTGATATAGCGGAAGTTCGCCTAATTGATGAAAACCTAGCACCTTTATCTGCTTATTTAGGTGTCATTGGCATGACTGGCCTAACTGCTTATTTTGGGTTAATGGATATTGGTAAACCAAAAGCTGGAGAGACGGTAGTTATCTCCGGTGCAGCTGGGGCAGTAGGATCGATTGTAGGTCAAATTGCTAAAATACAAGGAGCTCGCGTTGTAGGTATTGCAGGTTCGCATGAGAAAACCAAACTACTCACTGACAAGCTTGGATTTGATGCAGCAGTTAACTATAAAACTTCTCCAGATCTGCAAGCTGCAATTGCGCAAGCTTGTCCAGATGGCGTTGATGTATATTTCGACAATGTTGGCGGAGATGTAACTGATGCAGTAATGAGCTTACTGAACGATTATGCGAGAATTCCACTCTGTGGTGCAATCTCCTCATACAATAAGGAGCCAGGAACTGATTTGAGACCTAGCATATTGACGCAGCTCATTAAAACTCGTTCGATGATTAAAGGTTTCGTGCTTAGTGACTACTCCGACCGTTTAGGTGAAGGTGCAGAGCATCTTGGTAAATGGCTGTTGGAAGGTAAGTTGAAATACGAGGAGACAATTATAGAAGGATTTGATCGTATTCCTGATGCGTTCCTACAGTTATTTCAGGGAACGAATGTAGGAAAAATGCTTGTTAAGGTGACTCCCGACCAAGGTTAA
- a CDS encoding antibiotic biosynthesis monooxygenase produces MIIVHANIQVKPDQEQAFLEEMRILLPLTRAEEGNISYELMKNTEKDHHYKMVELWKDVEATASHNTSTHFTAFVQKASAFMAAPMDLQIFSGEAVNRS; encoded by the coding sequence ATGATTATTGTTCACGCGAATATTCAAGTAAAACCGGATCAAGAACAAGCCTTTTTGGAAGAAATGAGAATTCTTCTTCCGCTAACAAGAGCAGAAGAAGGCAATATAAGTTATGAATTAATGAAAAATACGGAGAAAGACCATCATTATAAAATGGTTGAGCTATGGAAAGATGTCGAGGCAACTGCTTCACATAATACAAGTACTCACTTTACCGCTTTTGTTCAAAAGGCATCAGCATTTATGGCTGCTCCTATGGATCTTCAAATATTCAGTGGTGAGGCCGTAAATCGAAGTTAG
- a CDS encoding LacI family transcriptional regulator, which translates to MASIKDVAKMAGVSVATVSRVLNNKGYVGQDTREKVESSIIELNYKPNEVARSLFKKQSNTIGLIVPDIMNPFFPELARAVEDTAIKLGYNVILCNSDANREKEQAYLDVLQQKYVNGIIVSSNTMTADQIIEINIPVVSIDREISKGLPTIVVENKNGAIAATRFLKSKGCKRIAHIRGTYGIVNAEERCEGYKEVVDQELWFGESYIVNGNYEMQSSIKATLELLSQHPEIDGIFAANDIMAIGAIKAAHQLGIKVPEELSIIGFDGISLSAATIPELTTIVQPIYELGEKATTLLVNLMEQKAVEETFFKFDVELIERNST; encoded by the coding sequence ATGGCTTCAATTAAAGACGTTGCAAAGATGGCAGGAGTATCAGTTGCAACAGTATCAAGAGTGCTGAATAACAAGGGATATGTTGGACAAGATACAAGGGAAAAAGTTGAAAGCTCGATTATAGAATTGAACTACAAGCCGAATGAAGTGGCGAGAAGTCTTTTTAAGAAGCAATCTAATACGATTGGCTTAATCGTACCTGATATTATGAACCCCTTTTTTCCAGAACTTGCAAGAGCTGTAGAAGATACAGCTATTAAGTTAGGCTACAATGTTATTCTATGTAATTCAGATGCAAATAGAGAAAAAGAACAAGCATACTTAGACGTTTTACAACAAAAATATGTTAACGGTATCATTGTTTCTTCAAATACAATGACTGCTGATCAGATTATTGAAATTAATATTCCAGTAGTCAGCATTGACCGCGAAATAAGCAAAGGTCTACCAACGATTGTTGTAGAGAATAAGAATGGTGCCATTGCTGCTACTCGCTTTTTAAAAAGCAAAGGATGTAAAAGAATCGCCCACATAAGAGGTACTTATGGGATTGTTAATGCGGAAGAACGTTGTGAAGGTTATAAAGAAGTCGTAGATCAGGAACTGTGGTTTGGAGAGAGCTACATTGTGAATGGTAACTATGAAATGCAATCTTCAATTAAAGCGACGTTAGAGCTTTTGAGTCAACATCCAGAAATAGACGGTATTTTTGCAGCTAATGATATTATGGCAATAGGTGCTATAAAAGCCGCCCATCAGCTTGGAATAAAAGTACCTGAAGAACTTTCAATTATTGGATTTGACGGAATCTCACTTTCTGCAGCGACTATTCCCGAACTAACAACTATTGTCCAGCCTATCTATGAGCTGGGAGAGAAAGCAACGACATTGCTAGTTAATCTAATGGAGCAGAAGGCAGTGGAGGAAACTTTTTTTAAATTTGATGTTGAACTTATAGAGAGAAATTCAACTTAA
- the rbsK gene encoding ribokinase — MEQKPKITVVGSINMDLVTITSQVPKTGETLIGDQFHMNPGGKGANQAVAVARLGGQVKLIGCVGTDSFGNDILQHLQEQGVDVSDVEPVTHMTGTASIIVANQDNSIIVVPGANNNVTAAFVESKRDIIADSDILILQLEIPLEGVQKAIEIAKENGVKVILNPAPIQNLPLQVIQDVDYITPNEHEYLLLKEERNEDLFAEKLIITKGSKGVSIVEDGKEIIIPAYKMNVVDTTGAGDSFNGGLAIALSKGLDIKDACKYGNAVAALSTTKLGAQTGMPTGEEVESFIGNQGQLV; from the coding sequence ATGGAGCAGAAACCTAAAATAACTGTTGTTGGAAGCATTAATATGGATTTGGTTACAATCACTTCTCAAGTTCCTAAGACAGGAGAGACACTTATTGGAGATCAGTTTCATATGAATCCTGGAGGAAAAGGAGCCAATCAAGCAGTAGCGGTTGCTAGACTTGGGGGACAAGTGAAATTAATAGGTTGCGTAGGCACGGATAGCTTTGGTAATGATATTCTCCAACATCTTCAAGAGCAAGGTGTTGATGTGAGTGATGTGGAACCGGTTACACATATGACTGGTACAGCATCTATCATCGTTGCTAACCAAGACAACAGTATAATAGTTGTGCCTGGAGCTAACAATAATGTAACAGCAGCATTCGTAGAATCAAAACGAGATATTATTGCGGATAGCGATATTCTAATTCTTCAGTTAGAAATACCGCTAGAAGGTGTCCAGAAAGCAATAGAGATTGCAAAGGAAAACGGTGTTAAAGTCATTCTTAATCCGGCGCCTATTCAAAATTTGCCATTACAAGTCATTCAAGATGTGGATTATATAACCCCGAATGAACATGAATATCTTCTTTTGAAAGAAGAAAGAAACGAAGATCTTTTTGCTGAGAAACTAATAATCACTAAAGGCAGTAAGGGAGTTTCTATTGTTGAAGATGGCAAGGAAATTATTATTCCTGCTTATAAAATGAATGTAGTGGATACTACTGGTGCTGGTGATTCATTTAATGGTGGCTTGGCCATTGCGTTAAGTAAAGGATTAGATATAAAAGACGCATGTAAATACGGAAATGCTGTAGCTGCATTATCCACTACAAAACTCGGCGCTCAAACGGGAATGCCTACTGGCGAAGAAGTTGAATCTTTTATTGGTAATCAGGGTCAGTTAGTTTAG
- the rihC gene encoding ribonucleoside hydrolase RihC: protein MTKRPIIIDTDPGIDDAVALAIALYSDKLDVRLITTIAGNVGLDKVTTNALRLLKFFNKNIPVALGADRPLIKEAIDASDIHGSTGMDGYDFEEPTEDLVLKENAVNAMYRVIMASEEPITIVPIGPLTNIALLLSMYPDVKTNIAEIVLMGGSTTRGNFGVMSEFNIAADPEAAKMVFQSNLPIVMVGLDVGLKALVYPEDSAKLKEMNKTGNMIYQLFQKYRGGSLKTGLKMYDSTAIAYLLQPEMFQVVDTYVDVELSGSMTMGCTVVDLKGYLKKPNNAKVCVDIDPQMFKQWFMESLSKCN from the coding sequence ATGACAAAAAGACCTATTATTATTGACACAGATCCAGGAATTGATGATGCAGTTGCACTGGCGATAGCACTTTATAGCGACAAATTAGATGTTCGCTTAATAACGACTATTGCCGGAAACGTTGGACTTGATAAGGTTACAACTAATGCACTTAGATTACTGAAGTTTTTCAATAAAAATATACCGGTTGCCTTAGGAGCGGATAGACCTCTTATTAAAGAAGCTATTGATGCAAGTGATATACATGGTTCTACTGGAATGGATGGTTATGATTTTGAAGAGCCAACTGAGGATCTTGTATTGAAAGAGAATGCAGTAAATGCCATGTATCGCGTAATTATGGCAAGTGAAGAACCAATCACTATCGTTCCAATAGGTCCTCTTACTAATATTGCTCTCTTGTTATCTATGTATCCAGATGTGAAAACAAATATCGCAGAGATTGTACTAATGGGAGGCTCCACAACGCGAGGTAATTTTGGAGTTATGTCAGAATTCAACATTGCTGCAGATCCAGAAGCAGCAAAAATGGTATTCCAAAGTAATCTACCAATTGTTATGGTAGGTCTGGATGTTGGATTGAAAGCTTTAGTGTATCCAGAAGATAGTGCGAAATTGAAAGAAATGAATAAAACAGGAAACATGATTTATCAATTGTTTCAAAAATATAGAGGTGGCAGCCTGAAAACCGGATTGAAAATGTACGATAGTACTGCGATTGCTTATCTGCTGCAACCAGAAATGTTCCAAGTTGTAGATACTTATGTCGATGTCGAGTTAAGCGGTTCCATGACTATGGGATGTACTGTTGTAGACTTGAAAGGCTATTTGAAAAAGCCTAACAATGCCAAGGTTTGTGTTGATATTGATCCACAAATGTTTAAACAATGGTTCATGGAAAGCTTGAGTAAATGTAATTAG
- the dcuC gene encoding C4-dicarboxylate transporter DcuC, with amino-acid sequence MNSNIVMYASAIIAVLIVIYMLIKKMDIKITLFLMGIILILISVGMGKEIAVKDFVSTGSLWLDPLQVIVTQFKQTFGAAGFIVLILGGYTAYMSSIGANDVTVNALTKPIAKIKSVYVLVPIVFLLGNALSLVIPSASNLAIILLATLYPILRKAGMTALTAAAVIATSATIVPTPLGSDNVAIAEELAKHSLFAGMNVTDYVFNYHALVSIPTIIFIAFVHYFWQKRMDKKDNLRGIAGNDNDKVEVHETVEVNGGLLYKTVYALLPVFPIILLLGAYAVQLTTGTTIDISVEVATLVSLVLAIVCELIRHKGNKSVLEKTEAFFKGMGGAIPIVALLVAASVFVTGLKSIGLVDQLQASMQQMQGNGLDFILPLILVGLTALIVILSGSGTALIFAMVPLIVPLAEAAGISPIAISVPLGLSGNLFRAVSPVAAVILIVAGTVKADPIAIVKRTSVPMIAGVVFMFILSMILFL; translated from the coding sequence ATGAATTCCAATATAGTAATGTATGCGTCTGCTATTATCGCAGTATTAATAGTCATTTATATGCTTATCAAAAAAATGGACATTAAAATTACACTATTTCTAATGGGTATTATACTCATATTAATAAGTGTTGGTATGGGGAAAGAAATAGCGGTAAAAGATTTTGTATCCACAGGATCGTTATGGTTAGATCCGCTCCAGGTTATTGTTACACAGTTTAAGCAAACATTTGGAGCAGCTGGTTTTATCGTCCTTATATTGGGTGGTTACACAGCTTATATGTCATCAATTGGTGCAAATGATGTAACGGTTAATGCTTTAACAAAACCAATTGCAAAAATCAAATCTGTTTATGTTTTAGTTCCAATCGTGTTTTTATTAGGAAATGCATTGTCTCTTGTAATTCCTAGTGCTTCAAATCTTGCAATTATTTTATTGGCTACTCTATATCCAATTTTAAGAAAAGCAGGGATGACTGCACTAACAGCTGCTGCGGTAATCGCTACATCAGCAACGATCGTTCCAACTCCATTAGGTAGCGATAATGTGGCGATAGCTGAGGAATTAGCTAAACATTCCTTATTCGCTGGAATGAACGTAACAGACTATGTATTTAATTATCACGCACTTGTATCAATTCCTACAATTATCTTTATAGCATTCGTTCATTACTTCTGGCAGAAGCGAATGGATAAAAAAGATAATCTACGTGGAATAGCTGGAAATGATAATGATAAAGTTGAAGTACATGAAACAGTTGAAGTTAACGGTGGTTTACTTTACAAAACGGTGTACGCACTTCTACCAGTATTTCCGATTATTCTTTTATTAGGTGCTTATGCGGTTCAACTTACTACAGGTACTACAATAGATATTAGTGTTGAGGTTGCTACATTAGTATCATTGGTACTTGCTATTGTATGTGAATTGATTAGACATAAAGGGAATAAGAGCGTTTTAGAGAAGACTGAAGCATTCTTTAAAGGAATGGGCGGAGCTATTCCAATTGTAGCCTTGTTAGTTGCTGCATCTGTGTTCGTAACTGGCTTAAAATCGATTGGTTTAGTAGATCAACTTCAAGCTTCAATGCAACAAATGCAAGGTAATGGGCTAGACTTTATTCTCCCTCTTATATTAGTTGGTTTAACCGCTCTTATTGTAATATTAAGCGGAAGTGGTACAGCACTAATTTTTGCAATGGTACCGCTAATCGTTCCATTGGCTGAAGCAGCTGGAATAAGTCCTATCGCAATTTCTGTTCCACTTGGTCTATCAGGAAATCTATTCCGCGCTGTTTCTCCTGTAGCAGCTGTTATTCTAATTGTTGCTGGAACAGTTAAAGCAGATCCTATAGCAATCGTGAAAAGAACTTCGGTTCCGATGATTGCTGGTGTAGTGTTTATGTTCATATTGTCTATGATTCTATTCCTATAA